In Blautia sp. SC05B48, a single genomic region encodes these proteins:
- the mreC gene encoding rod shape-determining protein MreC yields the protein MKNIRKKVRFHFNLKSKHLLVIMTLFCGSCIVATAASGTSSAPLQEAAGFLIVPFEKGIAGVSDIFGNVKNNLRDKQDVLQENEELKSQINSLTEQNNILIQDQTELTRLKELYDLDQEYTDYPKVAARIISKDPGNWYDTFMINKGSNNGIRVDNNVIAGKGLVGIVTEVGPSWATVRSIIDDSSNVSAMAVSTSDNCVVTGDLKLIDEGKLSFEQLYDQDNKVTVGERIVTSNISEKYVEGLFIGYVSEIQQDPNNLTKTGTIVTPVDFGHLKDVFVITTNKQDAIDKSEDASNEK from the coding sequence ATGAAAAACATCCGAAAAAAAGTGCGTTTTCATTTTAATTTAAAAAGTAAACATCTTCTGGTAATCATGACACTTTTCTGTGGAAGCTGCATTGTAGCTACAGCAGCCTCCGGAACCTCTTCCGCACCACTTCAGGAGGCCGCCGGTTTTCTTATCGTTCCCTTTGAAAAGGGGATCGCCGGTGTCAGTGATATATTTGGAAATGTAAAAAACAATCTTCGTGACAAACAGGACGTGCTTCAGGAAAACGAAGAGCTGAAAAGTCAGATCAACAGTCTTACGGAGCAAAACAACATCCTGATCCAGGACCAGACAGAGCTCACACGCCTGAAGGAACTTTACGATCTTGATCAGGAATATACCGACTATCCCAAGGTTGCCGCAAGGATAATCTCCAAAGATCCCGGAAACTGGTATGATACCTTTATGATCAACAAAGGCAGTAATAACGGGATCCGGGTTGATAACAACGTGATCGCCGGAAAGGGTCTTGTGGGTATTGTCACAGAAGTGGGACCTTCCTGGGCTACTGTCCGTTCCATCATCGATGACAGCAGCAATGTCAGTGCTATGGCAGTCAGTACCTCCGACAACTGCGTTGTCACCGGAGATCTGAAACTGATCGATGAAGGTAAATTAAGCTTTGAGCAGCTTTACGATCAGGATAACAAGGTAACAGTCGGAGAACGTATTGTCACATCAAATATCAGTGAAAAATATGTGGAAGGACTGTTTATTGGTTATGTCAGTGAGATCCAACAGGATCCCAATAACCTGACAAAAACAGGTACGATCGTTACACCGGTTGATTTCGGTCATCTGAAAGATGTATTTGTGATCACCACCAATAAACAGGACGCGATAGACAAATCGGAGGATGCGTCCAATGAAAAATAG
- the mreD gene encoding rod shape-determining protein MreD, which produces MKNRIILFITIIVCFLLQCTVMDRISIGSITPNLLLILCVSMGLMRGRKVGLWTGFFSGLFVDLFYGSLFGFYALIYMYIGFISGYAFRSFYDDDLKVPLFLVAGTDLLYNLAVYGLQFLLRGRLGFWTYIYRIIIPEIVYTVFLTIIVYRVFYWINYHLMDTVRKESESIWELK; this is translated from the coding sequence ATGAAAAATAGGATTATATTATTTATCACTATCATTGTCTGTTTTCTCCTTCAGTGCACAGTAATGGACCGTATTTCCATTGGATCCATCACTCCAAATCTGCTTCTGATCCTGTGTGTATCCATGGGACTTATGCGTGGAAGAAAAGTCGGTCTGTGGACTGGATTTTTTTCCGGGCTTTTTGTCGATCTCTTTTATGGATCATTGTTTGGATTTTATGCACTGATCTATATGTATATAGGTTTTATCAGCGGCTATGCATTCCGCAGTTTTTATGATGATGATCTGAAAGTTCCGCTTTTTCTTGTAGCAGGAACAGATCTTCTTTATAATCTGGCTGTGTATGGCCTCCAGTTTCTGCTCAGAGGCCGTCTTGGATTCTGGACCTACATATATAGGATCATTATCCCCGAAATTGTATATACGGTTTTTCTCACCATCATCGTATACCGGGTATTTTACTGGATCAACTACCACTTAATGGATACTGTAAGGAAAGAAAGTGAGTCTATTTGGGAATTAAAATAA
- a CDS encoding penicillin-binding transpeptidase domain-containing protein: MGIKIKKIIKKIRLKRTTVLVIVFIFLSSILVRQLFSLQIIQGEDYISKFQTRTTKTRVIKSTRGNIYDRNGTVVASNVLAYSVTFEDSGTYNSTREKNLTLNGIAYQVLQILSKNGDSLSDNFHITVNDHGDYAFDVDEGFTLNRFRADIYGEAQIDDLSDEQKNATAAQIMDHLTGSSGFSIVLYGKDAYTPEELAAHSLPEELTKQEILEIAIMRYQLNTNSFKKYMPVTIATNVSEKSVAAIKENQAALQGIDIVEDSTRKYVDDESMAPILGYTGQASSEELETLRKDNPDYSNDAVVGKAGIEQYMELELQGKDGEETVTVDNLGKVLDIDNSKTVDPVAGNDVYLTIDSDWQKSIYQILEQRVAGIVLSKLTPNKSFDYEAEKDASKITIPIYDVYNALIANSVIDINKFSDADASDTEKNLYVKFQQKQQQVFDTISNRLTGDNPPAYKDEDTQMQEYLTYICDDLLTNTLKVLKSDSIDTADETYKAWKNDQSISLKDYLNYAASQNWIDISQISTSGEYLDSEEIYQALTAYIIDYLKTDTGFSKLLYKYMLQEDTISGEDLCLVLYEQGVLSKEDELYQTMASGGLDAYTFMYRKIANLEITPAQLALAPCSASAVITDTATGNVLACVSYPGYDNNRLTNNMDTDYYAKLSTDLSSPFFNKATQQKTAPGSTLKILSTVAGMSEGVIDDGTYIECTGSFDLVTPPINCWNKQGHGSLDIREAIEQSCNVFFTTIGFELGKDSEGNFSEARSLGMLQKYASLMGLDQKTGIEISEASPQVSDKNAVPSYIGQGTNAFTTSQLARYASTIATSGTIYKLSLLDRVTDSKGKLIKEYPSETAGQLDLSSNIWDDIHDGMYRVVQTHDQFNGLGVEVAGKTGTAEIDYYHPNNALFIGYAPVSDPKYAISVRIANGYASGNACLAANDIFKYIFGLADESTILTGYAASDTSNVSND; the protein is encoded by the coding sequence TTGGGAATTAAAATAAAAAAAATCATCAAAAAAATCCGTCTGAAACGTACTACAGTTCTTGTGATCGTATTTATTTTTCTGTCATCTATTCTGGTCCGGCAGCTTTTCAGTCTGCAGATCATACAGGGAGAGGATTACATCAGTAAATTTCAGACACGTACCACCAAAACACGCGTGATCAAAAGCACCCGTGGTAATATTTATGACCGTAACGGCACAGTTGTCGCCTCCAATGTACTTGCATATTCTGTCACATTCGAAGATAGCGGTACATACAACAGTACCAGAGAAAAGAATCTGACTCTGAACGGTATCGCCTATCAGGTATTACAGATTCTTTCCAAAAACGGGGACAGCTTATCTGATAATTTTCATATTACCGTCAATGATCATGGAGATTATGCTTTTGATGTAGATGAAGGATTTACTCTTAACCGTTTCCGTGCGGATATTTACGGAGAAGCACAGATTGATGATCTCAGTGATGAGCAGAAAAACGCAACCGCAGCCCAGATCATGGATCATCTTACCGGAAGCAGCGGATTTTCTATCGTTCTTTACGGAAAAGATGCCTACACCCCAGAAGAACTTGCCGCACATTCTCTTCCGGAAGAACTTACTAAACAGGAAATCCTCGAAATTGCGATCATGCGCTATCAGCTGAACACCAACAGTTTCAAGAAATATATGCCGGTGACCATTGCAACAAATGTCAGTGAAAAATCTGTGGCAGCCATAAAAGAAAATCAGGCCGCTCTCCAGGGTATTGACATTGTAGAAGATTCCACCAGAAAATATGTGGACGATGAGAGTATGGCGCCAATCCTCGGTTACACAGGCCAGGCCTCTTCTGAGGAATTGGAAACCCTTCGTAAGGATAATCCTGATTATTCCAATGATGCGGTTGTTGGAAAAGCCGGAATCGAACAGTATATGGAGCTTGAACTTCAGGGAAAAGACGGAGAAGAAACGGTCACAGTTGATAATCTTGGTAAAGTCCTTGACATTGACAATTCTAAAACTGTTGATCCTGTGGCCGGAAACGATGTTTATCTGACCATTGATTCCGACTGGCAGAAGAGTATTTACCAGATCCTGGAACAGCGTGTTGCTGGTATTGTCCTCTCTAAACTGACACCGAATAAAAGCTTTGATTATGAAGCAGAGAAAGATGCAAGTAAGATCACCATCCCAATCTATGATGTATACAATGCACTGATCGCAAACAGTGTGATCGATATCAATAAATTCAGTGATGCAGATGCTTCCGACACAGAAAAAAATTTATACGTCAAATTTCAGCAAAAACAGCAACAGGTTTTTGATACAATAAGTAACAGGCTGACAGGCGACAATCCTCCAGCCTATAAGGATGAAGATACGCAGATGCAGGAATATCTTACCTATATCTGTGATGATCTTCTTACCAATACCTTGAAGGTACTGAAAAGTGATTCCATTGATACCGCAGATGAAACATACAAAGCCTGGAAAAATGACCAGAGTATCAGTCTGAAGGATTATCTGAACTACGCTGCCAGTCAGAACTGGATCGATATTTCCCAGATCTCAACCTCCGGAGAATATCTGGATTCTGAAGAGATCTATCAGGCTCTTACCGCCTATATCATTGATTACCTGAAAACAGATACAGGCTTTTCAAAGCTTCTATATAAATATATGCTTCAGGAAGACACCATCAGTGGAGAAGATCTGTGTCTTGTTCTCTATGAACAGGGCGTTCTTTCCAAAGAAGACGAGCTGTATCAGACAATGGCCTCCGGTGGTCTTGATGCCTACACCTTCATGTATCGCAAGATCGCAAATCTTGAGATCACACCGGCCCAGCTTGCGTTGGCTCCGTGCTCTGCATCTGCGGTGATCACAGATACTGCAACCGGAAATGTTCTCGCATGTGTTTCCTATCCGGGATATGATAATAATCGTCTGACCAACAATATGGATACTGATTATTATGCAAAGCTTTCCACAGATCTTTCCAGCCCGTTCTTCAACAAGGCAACACAGCAGAAGACGGCTCCAGGATCTACCTTAAAGATCTTATCTACTGTTGCCGGCATGTCTGAGGGCGTAATAGATGATGGCACATATATTGAATGTACAGGAAGCTTTGACCTTGTAACACCTCCGATCAACTGCTGGAATAAACAGGGCCACGGTTCTCTTGATATCCGTGAAGCCATTGAGCAGTCCTGTAACGTATTTTTCACTACGATTGGTTTCGAACTTGGTAAAGATTCCGAAGGTAATTTTTCTGAAGCCAGAAGTCTTGGAATGCTTCAGAAATATGCTTCCCTTATGGGATTGGATCAGAAAACCGGCATTGAAATTTCCGAGGCTTCTCCGCAGGTTTCTGACAAAAACGCCGTCCCTTCCTATATTGGACAGGGTACCAATGCGTTTACGACCAGCCAGCTTGCACGTTATGCGTCAACGATCGCCACTTCCGGTACGATCTATAAGCTTTCCCTTCTGGACCGTGTGACGGATTCCAAAGGAAAACTTATAAAGGAATATCCTTCCGAAACAGCTGGACAGTTGGATCTTTCCAGCAATATCTGGGATGACATCCATGACGGTATGTATCGTGTGGTGCAGACTCATGATCAGTTTAACGGACTTGGAGTTGAAGTAGCAGGAAAAACCGGTACTGCCGAGATTGACTATTATCATCCGAACAATGCACTTTTTATCGGATATGCGCCTGTTTCTGATCCCAAGTACGCAATATCTGTTCGAATCGCAAACGGATATGCATCCGGTAATGCCTGCCTTGCAGCTAATGATATCTTTAAATACATTTTCGGACTTGCAGATGAAAGCACCATTCTCACTGGCTATGCAGCAAGCGATACCAGTAATGTATCGAATGACTAA
- the minD gene encoding septum site-determining protein MinD, whose product MSEVIVITSGKGGVGKTTTVANIGTGLAAMGKKVAVVDTDIGLRNLDVVMGLENRIVYNLVDVINGSCRLKQALIRDRRHSELYLLPSAQTKDKTAVSPEQMIKLTDDLREEFDYVLLDCPAGIEQGFKNAVAGADRALVVTTPEVSAIRDADRIIGLLESGGLRDIRLIINRLRPEMIARGDMMSVEDVLEILAVDLIGAILDDEQIVISTNQGEPLSGKNSQAEEEYRNICRRLMGEEVPYVTVRRKNGVFHRLGSIFRK is encoded by the coding sequence ATGAGTGAAGTCATTGTCATTACATCTGGAAAAGGCGGTGTTGGAAAAACCACCACCGTGGCAAATATCGGGACCGGACTGGCTGCCATGGGAAAAAAGGTTGCAGTTGTAGATACCGATATCGGACTCCGAAATCTGGATGTTGTCATGGGACTGGAGAACCGTATTGTTTACAATCTGGTTGATGTGATCAATGGGAGCTGCCGCCTGAAACAGGCACTGATCCGGGATCGTCGGCATTCAGAACTGTATCTTCTTCCGTCTGCCCAGACCAAGGACAAAACTGCCGTATCTCCGGAACAGATGATCAAGCTTACCGATGATCTCCGGGAAGAATTCGATTATGTCCTTCTGGATTGTCCGGCAGGAATTGAACAGGGATTCAAAAATGCAGTAGCCGGAGCGGACCGTGCACTGGTCGTGACCACACCGGAAGTTTCCGCGATCCGTGATGCAGACCGTATCATCGGATTGCTGGAGTCCGGAGGGCTCCGGGATATCCGGCTGATCATCAACCGGCTTCGACCTGAAATGATCGCCAGAGGTGATATGATGTCTGTAGAAGATGTGTTGGAAATCCTGGCTGTGGATCTGATCGGTGCGATCCTGGATGATGAACAAATCGTGATCTCCACAAATCAGGGAGAACCTTTATCCGGAAAAAATTCTCAGGCAGAAGAAGAGTATCGCAATATCTGCCGGAGGCTTATGGGCGAAGAAGTCCCTTATGTTACTGTCCGTCGGAAAAATGGTGTATTCCACCGTCTTGGCAGCATTTTTCGAAAATAA
- the minE gene encoding cell division topological specificity factor MinE — protein sequence MGFFSGKNHSAGYARDRMKLLLVSERIDCSPQMMKLLRNDLIHAVKKYVVIDEPGVTIQITQEPPVLHAVIPVLKKRDA from the coding sequence ATGGGATTTTTCTCCGGGAAAAACCACTCTGCAGGCTATGCACGCGACAGGATGAAGCTTCTTCTTGTATCGGAACGCATAGACTGTTCTCCACAGATGATGAAGCTTTTACGGAACGATCTGATACATGCCGTAAAAAAATACGTTGTAATTGATGAACCAGGGGTGACCATACAGATCACACAGGAACCACCTGTTCTGCATGCAGTCATACCCGTACTTAAGAAAAGAGATGCATAA
- a CDS encoding FtsW/RodA/SpoVE family cell cycle protein translates to MIKQYKLRFYNFRLVTFLLAISFIGIQLVGTAADYLRTRQLLGVIIGVVFMLILSLMDYSWLLNFQWIMYGFNIVMLLAVRFFGSSANGAARWVDLGFIRFQPTELSKIIIILFFAKFFMDHEEDLNTLKTLIQSAVLLVIPLMLIYVQPDMKNTITVTVLFCILIYIAGLSYKIIGGVALIAIPLAIIFLSIIVQPDQKLIQDYQRNRIMSFLYPENEEYADDIEQQNNSKTAIASGELVGRAFSNDTSVTSVNDGNFVSENQTDFIFAVAGEQYGFIGCTLIVLLLFLITFECIRMSLRAKDLAGKIICCGVGSIVSIQSFINICVATGLAPNTGTPLPFVSYGLTSLISLFMGMGLVLNVGLQSSAYNKELQKKGQKSDTYFRKEEYL, encoded by the coding sequence ATGATTAAACAGTATAAGCTGCGGTTTTACAATTTTCGACTGGTGACATTTCTCCTGGCGATCAGCTTTATTGGAATTCAGCTTGTAGGAACAGCTGCCGACTACCTTCGCACACGTCAGCTTCTGGGTGTGATCATCGGTGTGGTCTTTATGCTGATCCTTTCACTGATGGATTATTCCTGGCTGCTGAACTTTCAATGGATCATGTATGGATTTAATATCGTTATGCTTCTGGCTGTCCGGTTCTTCGGATCCAGCGCCAATGGTGCTGCCAGATGGGTGGATTTAGGTTTTATCCGATTCCAGCCTACCGAGCTTTCAAAGATCATTATTATCCTGTTTTTTGCCAAATTTTTTATGGATCATGAGGAAGATCTGAATACCTTAAAGACTCTGATACAATCAGCTGTCCTTCTGGTCATCCCACTGATGCTGATCTATGTACAGCCGGATATGAAAAACACCATCACCGTAACAGTTCTGTTCTGTATTCTGATCTACATCGCAGGACTTAGTTATAAGATCATCGGAGGTGTAGCCTTGATCGCGATTCCTCTGGCCATCATCTTTCTGTCCATTATCGTGCAGCCGGATCAGAAACTGATACAGGATTACCAGAGAAACCGTATCATGTCATTCCTGTATCCGGAGAACGAAGAATACGCAGATGATATTGAACAGCAGAACAACTCAAAAACAGCCATCGCCTCCGGAGAGCTTGTGGGACGTGCTTTCAGTAATGACACCAGTGTTACATCCGTAAATGATGGAAACTTTGTTTCTGAGAATCAGACCGACTTTATTTTTGCGGTGGCTGGAGAGCAGTACGGATTTATCGGCTGTACTCTGATCGTACTGCTGCTGTTTCTGATCACCTTTGAATGTATCCGTATGAGCCTGCGGGCCAAGGATCTTGCCGGTAAGATCATATGCTGCGGTGTTGGAAGCATTGTTTCCATACAGAGCTTCATCAACATCTGTGTTGCTACCGGCCTTGCGCCAAACACAGGTACTCCGCTTCCTTTTGTAAGCTATGGTCTTACTTCTCTGATCAGTCTGTTTATGGGTATGGGACTTGTTCTCAATGTAGGACTGCAGAGCAGTGCATATAATAAAGAATTACAGAAAAAAGGTCAGAAATCGGATACCTACTTTCGGAAAGAGGAATACTTATGA
- a CDS encoding D-alanyl-D-alanine carboxypeptidase family protein codes for MTRKEPVKTHVHSGNPSRGQDSRAAHTASRGTKRTSTTPSDRTVSARRKAQNTRMKRMRRKRIRNTIFLLLLLIVLCTAGGFGVYMLKGGDFSTPANSFNAFSEFDNTLTSKEEQRAAGFAHNLCVVTKDVALDSVSLDDSQSGVLLNLSDKKVLYAKGAYNKVYPASITKIMTAMLALKYGNMDDTVTISQENVTLESGSQVAGFQAGDQVTMDQLLHCLLVYSANDAASAIAEHIGGTTDKFVEMMNSFAAELGCTGTHFTNPHGLQDENHYTTPYDIYLMLKEALNYPEFTDITQMASYTVSYKHSDGSDASATLPATDHYLTGEAATPKDVTILGGKTGTTDKAGNCLALLSQNAYGKPFISIVMGASSKDVLYQEMTSLLQNIN; via the coding sequence ATGACACGTAAAGAACCTGTAAAAACTCATGTACATTCTGGCAATCCTTCCAGAGGTCAGGATTCCCGGGCTGCACATACAGCCTCCAGGGGGACAAAAAGAACTTCCACCACGCCGTCTGACAGAACTGTTTCTGCCAGACGTAAAGCTCAGAATACACGGATGAAACGGATGCGTCGTAAAAGGATCCGCAACACCATTTTTCTCCTTCTTCTGCTGATCGTACTATGTACAGCTGGCGGTTTTGGTGTTTACATGCTGAAGGGCGGTGATTTTTCTACTCCTGCAAATTCTTTCAATGCATTCTCCGAATTTGATAATACTCTGACTTCCAAGGAAGAACAGCGCGCGGCAGGTTTCGCCCATAATCTCTGTGTTGTTACAAAAGATGTTGCTCTGGATTCTGTCAGTCTGGATGACAGCCAATCCGGTGTGCTTCTGAATCTCAGTGATAAAAAGGTACTCTATGCAAAAGGTGCCTACAACAAGGTTTATCCTGCCAGCATCACAAAGATCATGACAGCTATGCTTGCACTGAAATATGGGAACATGGATGATACAGTAACGATCTCACAGGAAAATGTTACCCTGGAATCCGGTTCTCAGGTAGCTGGTTTCCAGGCGGGAGATCAGGTTACCATGGATCAGCTTCTTCATTGTCTTCTTGTTTATTCTGCCAATGATGCAGCATCTGCCATTGCGGAACACATAGGTGGAACAACAGATAAATTTGTAGAAATGATGAACAGCTTTGCTGCAGAACTTGGCTGTACAGGAACTCACTTTACCAATCCCCATGGTCTTCAGGACGAAAATCATTATACAACGCCTTATGACATTTATCTGATGCTGAAAGAAGCCCTGAATTATCCGGAGTTTACAGACATCACACAAATGGCATCTTATACAGTTAGCTATAAGCATTCCGATGGCTCCGACGCAAGTGCTACCTTACCCGCTACAGATCATTATCTTACCGGAGAGGCAGCAACTCCTAAGGATGTCACTATCCTTGGAGGAAAAACTGGAACAACCGATAAAGCCGGTAACTGTCTCGCACTTTTAAGCCAGAATGCTTATGGGAAGCCATTTATTTCCATCGTCATGGGTGCGTCTTCAAAGGATGTTCTTTATCAGGAAATGACATCCTTGCTCCAGAACATCAACTGA
- a CDS encoding DNA polymerase Y family protein, with translation MERLIFHVDVNSAFLSWEAAKRVKMGLPDLRDIPSCIGGDPSKRTGIVVAKSIPAKKYGIQTGEPMAMAFRKCPNLVAVPSDFELYDKCSRAFKKICASYAPVMESFSIDEVFLDMTGTSYIYPDPVATAHELKDKIRTELGFTVNIGISTNKLLAKMASDFEKPDKVHTLFPEEIPVKMWPLPVRELLFLGRSSEKKLQDTGIRTIGDLAHEKKAKIQALLGEKAGQQLYQYARGLDDSPVKAKPDEAKGFSLETTFNDDLVSLEQALPILLEQCDILAARMRRKKKKCTCISVTFRTLDFQNKSHQTKLPNATDITEEIYRNAQNLFQESWMKQPLRLLGVSLTGLTDDSFEQLSFFEDTHRKERQQKLDAALDSIRLKYGNDKVTRASIMNSTARIGRKAKAQMENEREQ, from the coding sequence ATGGAACGATTGATTTTTCATGTTGATGTAAACAGTGCTTTTCTTTCCTGGGAAGCAGCAAAAAGAGTAAAGATGGGACTTCCTGATCTGAGAGACATCCCTTCCTGTATTGGCGGAGACCCCAGTAAACGTACCGGCATCGTTGTCGCCAAGTCCATTCCCGCAAAAAAATACGGGATTCAGACAGGAGAGCCCATGGCTATGGCTTTTCGCAAATGTCCGAATCTTGTGGCCGTTCCATCTGACTTTGAATTATACGATAAATGTTCCAGAGCCTTCAAAAAAATCTGTGCGTCCTATGCACCGGTAATGGAATCCTTTTCCATTGATGAGGTTTTTCTGGATATGACCGGAACCTCCTATATTTACCCGGATCCGGTGGCAACTGCCCATGAACTGAAGGATAAGATCCGTACAGAACTCGGCTTTACCGTAAATATCGGCATCTCCACCAATAAACTTCTTGCCAAAATGGCCTCTGATTTCGAAAAGCCAGATAAAGTGCATACTTTATTTCCGGAAGAAATCCCTGTAAAAATGTGGCCTCTTCCAGTGAGAGAACTCCTTTTTCTTGGCAGATCCTCCGAAAAAAAGCTGCAGGATACAGGAATCAGAACCATCGGAGATCTGGCTCATGAAAAAAAAGCAAAAATACAGGCACTTCTCGGTGAAAAGGCAGGACAGCAGTTATATCAGTATGCCCGTGGCCTGGATGACTCCCCTGTGAAAGCAAAACCTGATGAAGCAAAAGGATTCAGTCTGGAAACTACCTTTAACGATGATCTTGTCTCCCTGGAGCAGGCACTTCCGATCCTGTTGGAACAATGCGATATTCTGGCTGCCCGCATGCGCCGCAAAAAGAAAAAATGCACCTGCATTTCTGTAACCTTCCGTACCCTGGATTTTCAAAACAAATCTCATCAGACTAAACTGCCAAATGCCACCGACATCACAGAAGAGATTTACAGAAATGCCCAAAATCTCTTTCAGGAATCCTGGATGAAACAGCCACTCCGGCTCCTGGGAGTATCACTGACCGGTCTTACGGATGATTCCTTTGAACAGCTTTCCTTTTTTGAGGATACTCACAGGAAGGAACGCCAGCAGAAACTGGATGCCGCACTGGATTCAATCCGTCTGAAGTACGGAAACGACAAGGTTACCCGGGCCAGTATCATGAACAGCACTGCCCGGATCGGAAGGAAAGCAAAAGCACAGATGGAAAATGAAAGAGAGCAGTAA
- a CDS encoding twitching motility protein PilT — MVELIVGKKGKGKTKVLLDKVNGAVKDANGSIVYLDKSTKHMYELNNKVRLIDVSGFPVKNGDEFVGFICGILSQDHDLEQIYLDSFLTTAKLEGKDATETLDQLSAIGETFKVSFIISMSLDKEEVPEAYQDKIICAL; from the coding sequence ATGGTTGAACTGATCGTAGGAAAGAAAGGCAAAGGAAAAACAAAAGTACTGTTAGACAAAGTAAACGGAGCTGTTAAAGACGCCAACGGCAGTATTGTTTACTTAGACAAGAGTACTAAGCACATGTATGAGCTGAACAACAAGGTCCGCCTTATCGATGTTTCCGGATTTCCGGTTAAGAATGGGGACGAATTTGTAGGATTTATCTGTGGTATCCTCTCTCAGGATCATGATCTGGAGCAGATATATCTGGACAGCTTCCTTACAACAGCCAAGCTTGAAGGAAAGGACGCAACCGAAACACTGGATCAGTTAAGTGCCATCGGTGAAACCTTCAAAGTTTCCTTTATTATCAGTATGTCTCTGGATAAAGAAGAAGTTCCGGAAGCATATCAGGATAAAATTATCTGCGCATTATAA
- a CDS encoding MYG1 family protein gives MNHLLEKIKQKNASAFTHSGKFHADDVFSAALLLYLNPEITITRGNQVPENYEGLVFDIGRGQYDHHQKDSRIRDNGVPYAAFGLLWEKLGPEILGEELALKFDESFVQPLDINDNTGEKNELATLIGNFNPGWDSKSNNDEAFFQAVSVAGMILENKFERYLGNERADRRVEEVLTEHAASLASGDTPAENTNILILPEFIPCQKRLSETNIAFVIFPSNRGGYCIQPQKKEYSMNYKCSFPSSWLGLEGEELSLVTGLKSAAFCHKGGFLMICGTLEDSVLACRSSLAAFHEEAVIVSLGGNKETDILLQKLPDLSSARIVHLPVPRLPELTLNGIYGELSMEKAEWKSFIKDRIKEILSCKPEAVFADNAMFSLYPIVHALRKKHIPVLTAVEKDGQKLLVRIPSGS, from the coding sequence ATGAATCATTTACTGGAAAAAATCAAACAGAAAAATGCATCCGCATTCACCCACAGCGGGAAATTTCACGCAGACGATGTTTTTTCCGCCGCACTGCTTTTATATCTGAATCCCGAGATCACCATCACACGTGGAAACCAGGTTCCTGAAAACTATGAAGGTCTTGTTTTTGATATTGGCAGAGGACAGTATGATCATCATCAGAAAGACAGCCGTATTCGCGATAATGGCGTCCCATATGCGGCCTTCGGCCTTCTCTGGGAGAAGCTTGGACCGGAAATCCTAGGTGAGGAGCTGGCACTAAAATTTGATGAATCCTTTGTCCAGCCTCTGGATATCAATGATAATACCGGTGAAAAAAATGAACTTGCCACACTGATCGGCAATTTCAATCCGGGATGGGATTCCAAAAGCAACAATGACGAAGCCTTTTTTCAGGCAGTCAGTGTGGCAGGCATGATCCTGGAAAATAAATTCGAGCGTTACCTTGGAAACGAACGTGCAGACAGACGGGTGGAAGAAGTTCTTACAGAACATGCTGCTTCCCTCGCTTCGGGCGATACCCCGGCGGAAAATACCAATATCCTTATACTTCCGGAATTTATTCCCTGCCAAAAGCGCCTTTCGGAAACCAACATTGCTTTTGTGATCTTTCCGTCCAACCGGGGCGGTTACTGTATCCAGCCACAGAAAAAAGAATATTCCATGAATTACAAATGCAGTTTTCCTTCTTCCTGGCTGGGCCTGGAAGGCGAGGAGTTGTCTTTGGTAACCGGTCTTAAAAGTGCAGCCTTTTGTCATAAAGGAGGATTTCTCATGATATGCGGAACCCTTGAGGATTCTGTTCTTGCCTGCAGGAGCAGCCTTGCCGCCTTCCATGAAGAAGCTGTGATCGTAAGCCTTGGCGGAAATAAAGAAACAGACATACTGCTTCAAAAGCTTCCGGATCTTTCTTCTGCCAGGATCGTACATCTGCCGGTTCCCCGGTTACCCGAGCTGACGCTGAACGGGATCTATGGAGAACTCTCCATGGAAAAGGCAGAATGGAAAAGCTTTATAAAAGACAGGATTAAAGAAATCCTCAGTTGCAAACCAGAAGCAGTTTTTGCAGATAATGCCATGTTTTCCCTGTATCCCATCGTTCATGCTCTGCGAAAAAAACATATTCCCGTTCTTACAGCAGTAGAAAAAGACGGACAGAAGCTTCTGGTACGGATCCCATCCGGTTCTTAA